A single genomic interval of Nostoc commune NIES-4072 harbors:
- the gorA gene encoding glutathione-disulfide reductase, translating into MTFDYDLFVIGAGPGGLAAAKKAASYGVRVAVAEQESVGGTCVNRGCVPKKLIVYAADFALQNQIAHSYGWSDCQTYFDWTLFIKSVHQHIDTINQSYFQQLQKAGIELISQHVTFIDTHTINIDGRKVTADKILIAVGGQPLKPKIPGIEYAITSREMFQLPYLPKRLAIIGGGYIGVEFSSMMHAFGCEVTVIERDGTILSGFDDDICSAVQQGLIKRGIKIFTNSTVAKIKYSDETLLLTITGEKQEIITADTILVATGYAPNTKNLGLENAHVELGEDGAIKVDEYSRTSQENIFAVGDCTSRVQLTPVAKAEGIAFADTVFGNKAQKLNYDYVPTAVFCRPEAASVGMTEAKAREKFGEAVQCYRTQFQPLLYQLIEQNDQTTIKLVLNGDSGQVLGAHMVGEHAADIIQSLGVAIRKGITKEDLDETIGIHPTTGEEFLSLD; encoded by the coding sequence ATGACATTTGATTACGATTTGTTTGTCATTGGTGCTGGGCCTGGAGGATTGGCAGCAGCTAAAAAAGCAGCTAGTTACGGTGTACGTGTCGCTGTTGCTGAACAAGAATCCGTCGGTGGAACTTGTGTAAATCGCGGCTGTGTTCCGAAAAAACTGATTGTCTACGCAGCTGACTTCGCCTTGCAAAATCAAATAGCGCACAGTTATGGGTGGAGTGACTGCCAAACATACTTTGACTGGACATTATTTATTAAGTCAGTACACCAGCATATTGACACCATTAACCAGTCTTATTTTCAGCAATTGCAAAAAGCTGGAATTGAGTTAATTTCTCAACACGTAACTTTCATCGATACCCACACTATTAATATTGATGGACGCAAAGTTACAGCCGACAAAATTTTAATTGCTGTGGGAGGGCAACCCCTCAAGCCCAAAATCCCAGGTATAGAATACGCTATCACATCCCGCGAGATGTTTCAGCTACCCTATCTGCCGAAACGTTTAGCAATTATTGGCGGCGGCTACATTGGCGTAGAATTTTCCAGCATGATGCACGCTTTCGGCTGTGAAGTGACGGTGATTGAAAGAGACGGGACGATTTTATCGGGGTTTGATGATGACATTTGCTCTGCTGTACAACAGGGTTTGATTAAACGCGGAATTAAGATATTCACCAATAGCACCGTTGCTAAAATAAAATACTCAGATGAGACTTTGTTGTTAACTATTACTGGTGAGAAGCAAGAAATAATTACAGCAGATACCATCTTAGTTGCCACAGGTTACGCTCCAAATACCAAGAATCTTGGTTTGGAAAATGCCCATGTTGAACTTGGCGAAGATGGTGCAATTAAAGTAGATGAATACAGCCGCACCAGCCAAGAAAATATTTTTGCTGTGGGTGATTGCACTAGCCGCGTGCAATTGACTCCAGTGGCTAAGGCAGAAGGTATTGCCTTTGCAGATACAGTTTTTGGCAACAAGGCGCAAAAACTAAATTATGATTATGTACCCACTGCTGTTTTTTGCCGTCCAGAAGCGGCTAGTGTGGGAATGACAGAGGCGAAAGCACGGGAAAAATTCGGTGAAGCTGTACAATGCTACCGCACCCAGTTCCAACCACTGTTGTATCAGCTAATCGAACAGAATGATCAAACCACTATAAAGTTAGTGTTAAATGGTGATTCTGGGCAAGTTTTGGGCGCTCACATGGTGGGTGAACATGCAGCAGATATCATTCAAAGTCTGGGTGTGGCAATTCGAAAAGGCATCACTAAGGAAGATTTGGATGAAACTATAGGCATTCATCCCACGACAGGGGAAGAATTTTTGTCGTTAGATTAA
- a CDS encoding CHASE2 domain-containing serine/threonine-protein kinase has protein sequence MAEEPTSTLTKNYVSAANRHSSKPTKVTSTASARQSRWMVLLGHLLAGGWAMGAAVLSASGGELVQLMENKALSAFFQVRGPISPPEDIVILAIDDQSISVPAQYYKTNPKQYAYLETLKSYPYKRAAYAQVITKLIKAGVRSVAIDVVFDTPSSYGASDDRQLQAVLQKYGSKVTLAAVYENSQTHQGSFMQLIDPQQMFHTGSVSIGSVNFPLETDGKVHRLASEFSKLLAEDNLIEKLPSFDEAAIRAAQVNYPRPKGDRIHFWGPAGTFEQIPFWHVLDPENWNTYLQQGKVFKDKIVLIGATDKLHNDYYPVAASNSAKPMSGVEIHANAIATLMQGKAIAPGIKSPPLRGLFVLIIVGSTALMISRRKRTINRFLYSLALSGAWAGISYGLFIHGQLIPTTVPMIAIAMIGFSYLGTSLVRESIKKRQLVDIFQKYKTSAVVQEIISQQDDLQDLIQQRDLALSGKVLARRYRIVKVLGSGGFSETYIAEDTQRPGNPRCVVKQLKPANTKPEALQLARRLFNSEAQTLEKLGIHPQIPQLLAYFEEDEEFYLVQQQIIGHPLNQELPPGRAIEEIAAIRIVRDLLQILTFVHKNNVIHRDIKPSNIMRRHSDGKLILIDFGAVKEVSTKQLDHQEQSPFTIGIGTQGYAPSEQCFGRPHYSSDIYAVGMVGIKALTGMAPRELPRDADGEIRWSDAYGGKLRTQVSHSFAKILSKMVLDDFKQRYQSASEALEDLEAFDDVVNFQSIYPMLQNDSLMNTLDDLGTPTKSSSEASSETT, from the coding sequence ATGGCAGAAGAACCTACATCTACCTTAACTAAAAACTATGTCTCTGCTGCCAATAGACACTCAAGTAAACCGACAAAGGTAACATCAACAGCATCGGCTCGTCAGTCAAGATGGATGGTTCTCTTAGGTCATCTCCTCGCTGGCGGTTGGGCAATGGGTGCAGCAGTGCTGAGTGCTTCTGGTGGGGAATTGGTTCAATTGATGGAGAATAAGGCGCTTTCTGCCTTTTTTCAAGTGCGTGGCCCGATTTCGCCTCCAGAAGACATCGTAATTTTAGCAATAGACGATCAGTCAATATCAGTTCCCGCACAGTACTATAAAACAAATCCGAAACAGTATGCCTACTTAGAAACACTGAAATCTTATCCTTATAAACGGGCTGCTTATGCTCAAGTAATCACAAAGTTAATCAAAGCAGGTGTCCGTTCTGTAGCAATAGATGTCGTTTTTGACACGCCAAGTAGTTATGGAGCTAGTGACGATCGCCAACTCCAGGCAGTATTACAAAAATATGGCAGCAAAGTTACCTTAGCAGCTGTCTACGAAAATTCCCAGACGCACCAAGGGTCTTTTATGCAACTGATTGACCCGCAACAAATGTTTCATACAGGGTCAGTGTCCATTGGCTCAGTTAATTTCCCTTTGGAGACAGATGGTAAAGTTCATCGATTGGCAAGTGAGTTTTCTAAGTTGTTAGCGGAAGACAATTTGATTGAGAAACTACCTTCTTTTGATGAAGCAGCAATCAGGGCCGCACAAGTAAATTATCCCCGACCAAAGGGCGATCGCATTCATTTTTGGGGGCCTGCGGGTACATTTGAGCAAATACCCTTTTGGCATGTACTTGATCCGGAAAACTGGAACACCTATTTGCAGCAAGGAAAGGTCTTTAAAGACAAAATAGTGCTGATTGGTGCAACAGATAAGTTACACAATGATTATTATCCAGTCGCTGCTAGCAACAGCGCTAAACCCATGTCGGGCGTGGAAATTCACGCCAATGCGATCGCAACTTTGATGCAAGGTAAAGCAATCGCCCCAGGAATTAAAAGTCCACCATTGCGGGGTTTGTTTGTGCTAATTATAGTTGGCAGTACAGCCTTGATGATTAGCAGACGCAAGCGTACTATCAATAGATTTCTTTATAGCCTCGCCCTGTCTGGTGCTTGGGCAGGAATTAGTTATGGGTTATTTATTCATGGTCAGTTAATTCCCACTACTGTACCAATGATTGCGATCGCTATGATTGGATTTTCCTACCTGGGAACCTCATTAGTCAGAGAAAGCATCAAAAAACGCCAATTAGTAGATATTTTTCAAAAGTATAAAACTTCCGCCGTTGTCCAAGAGATTATCAGCCAACAAGATGACTTGCAAGACCTAATCCAGCAACGAGATTTAGCCTTATCAGGAAAAGTCCTAGCTAGACGCTACAGAATTGTCAAAGTTCTCGGTTCCGGTGGATTCAGTGAAACCTACATTGCCGAAGATACCCAACGTCCCGGAAATCCGCGATGTGTTGTCAAACAACTAAAACCAGCCAACACCAAACCAGAAGCATTGCAACTTGCTAGACGTTTATTTAACTCGGAGGCGCAAACACTCGAAAAATTGGGAATACACCCTCAAATTCCTCAACTTTTGGCGTATTTTGAAGAAGATGAAGAATTTTATTTAGTACAACAACAGATCATTGGTCATCCTTTAAATCAAGAATTGCCACCAGGCAGAGCAATTGAGGAAATTGCAGCGATCAGAATTGTTAGGGACTTATTGCAAATATTAACATTTGTCCATAAAAATAATGTGATTCACCGGGATATTAAACCCAGCAATATCATGCGCCGACATTCAGACGGTAAACTAATCCTGATTGACTTTGGAGCCGTCAAAGAAGTTAGTACCAAACAGCTCGATCATCAAGAGCAAAGCCCCTTCACCATTGGCATTGGTACTCAGGGTTACGCACCAAGCGAGCAATGTTTTGGGCGTCCACACTACAGTAGTGATATCTATGCAGTCGGTATGGTTGGGATTAAAGCCTTAACTGGTATGGCACCCCGTGAGCTACCTAGAGATGCTGATGGAGAGATAAGATGGAGCGATGCCTACGGCGGTAAACTACGCACCCAGGTGAGTCACTCCTTCGCTAAAATTCTCAGTAAAATGGTGCTGGATGACTTCAAACAGCGATATCAGTCGGCATCAGAGGCTCTTGAGGATCTTGAAGCTTTTGACGATGTTGTAAATTTCCAAAGCATATACCCCATGCTCCAGAATGACTCATTAATGAATACTTTAGATGACTTAGGCACTCCCACAAAATCTAGCTCAGAAGCATCCTCAGAAACTACTTGA
- a CDS encoding LabA-like NYN domain-containing protein, translating into MGSPMNRLSIFVDGNNMFYAQQKNGWFFDPRRVLEYFKHEQSETTLINAFWYTGLKDPQDQRGFRDALISLGYTVRTKILKEYYDDTSGRYSQKANLDIEIVVDMFNTVDQYDRVVLFSGDGDFERAIELLRSKNTHITVVSTEGMIARELRNATDRYIDLNDIRDQIEKTEG; encoded by the coding sequence ATGGGTTCTCCAATGAATCGTCTGTCTATTTTTGTAGATGGAAACAATATGTTCTATGCTCAACAAAAAAATGGTTGGTTTTTTGACCCTCGGCGAGTTTTAGAATACTTTAAACATGAACAATCAGAAACAACATTAATTAATGCATTCTGGTACACTGGCTTAAAAGACCCACAAGATCAAAGAGGTTTTAGAGATGCTCTAATTAGTCTAGGATATACAGTTAGAACTAAAATTCTTAAAGAATATTATGATGATACCTCTGGTCGTTACTCGCAAAAAGCGAATTTAGATATTGAAATTGTTGTAGATATGTTTAATACAGTAGACCAGTATGACCGAGTAGTATTATTCAGTGGCGATGGAGATTTTGAAAGAGCAATCGAACTATTACGCTCAAAAAATACACATATTACAGTAGTATCGACAGAAGGAATGATAGCTAGAGAGCTACGCAATGCTACTGACAGATATATAGATTTAAATGATATCAGAGATCAAATAGAAAAAACAGAAGGTTAG
- a CDS encoding 2-isopropylmalate synthase encodes MTNKTDRIIIFDTTLRDGEQCPGATLNIDEKLVIAKQLARLGVDIIEAGFAFASPGDFEAVSKIAKIVGTENGPVICSLARAIKADIEAAAEALKPAVNARIHTFISTSDIHLEYQLRKSRAEVLAIAEEMVAYAKSFVTDVEFSPMDAARSDPEFLYQVLERTIAAGATTVNIPDTVGYTTPSEFGAIIKGIIENVPNIDQAIISVHGHNDLGLAVANFLEAVKNGARQLECTINGIGERAGNASLEELVMALHVRRQYFNPYLGRPEESQESLTNIDTRQIYKTSRLVSNLTGMLVQPNKAIVGANAFAHESGIHQDGVLKNKLTYEIMDAQLIGLTDNQIVLGKHSGRNAFRTRLKELGFELSDTDLNKAFVRFKEVADKKKDISDWDLEAIVNDEIQQAPDLFRVELVQVSCGSNARPTATVTLRTPEGEELTDAAIGTGPVDAVYKAINRVVNVPNELIEFSVQSVTAGIDAIGEVTIRLRYDSKVFSGHAANTDIIVASAQAYVNALNRLYSALQRQEKPEEISAHRV; translated from the coding sequence ATGACAAACAAAACAGACCGAATCATCATTTTTGATACTACACTGCGAGATGGAGAGCAGTGTCCAGGAGCGACTCTGAATATAGACGAGAAGCTAGTTATTGCCAAGCAACTGGCGCGTCTGGGTGTGGATATAATTGAGGCAGGCTTTGCCTTTGCTAGCCCTGGAGATTTTGAAGCAGTCAGCAAGATTGCCAAAATTGTCGGGACAGAAAATGGCCCGGTAATTTGCAGTTTGGCAAGAGCGATTAAAGCAGATATTGAAGCAGCCGCAGAAGCATTAAAACCAGCAGTTAACGCCAGAATTCACACATTTATTTCCACTTCTGATATACATTTAGAGTATCAGTTGCGGAAGTCACGGGCAGAAGTGCTAGCGATCGCAGAAGAAATGGTAGCTTATGCCAAATCCTTCGTGACAGATGTAGAATTTTCACCGATGGATGCGGCTCGTTCCGATCCAGAATTTCTTTACCAAGTGTTAGAGAGAACGATCGCAGCTGGTGCAACTACAGTTAACATTCCTGATACTGTCGGTTACACAACCCCTAGCGAGTTTGGGGCAATCATTAAGGGGATTATTGAAAATGTCCCCAACATCGACCAAGCGATTATTTCCGTTCATGGTCATAACGATTTAGGCTTGGCAGTTGCTAACTTCTTAGAAGCTGTGAAAAATGGCGCACGCCAACTAGAATGTACCATCAATGGCATTGGCGAACGTGCTGGAAATGCATCACTAGAAGAATTGGTGATGGCGCTGCATGTGCGACGGCAATATTTTAATCCCTATTTGGGAAGACCAGAAGAATCTCAAGAATCCCTGACAAATATCGACACTCGGCAAATTTACAAAACCTCACGCCTAGTTTCCAATTTGACGGGAATGTTAGTACAACCAAATAAAGCGATCGTTGGGGCAAATGCTTTTGCCCACGAGTCTGGAATTCACCAAGATGGTGTGCTAAAAAATAAGCTCACCTACGAAATTATGGATGCTCAATTGATTGGCTTAACAGACAATCAAATAGTTTTGGGCAAACATTCAGGTAGAAATGCTTTCCGCACCCGGTTGAAAGAATTGGGCTTTGAACTGTCAGATACTGATTTAAATAAAGCATTCGTCAGATTCAAAGAAGTAGCAGATAAAAAGAAAGATATTTCTGATTGGGATTTGGAAGCGATCGTTAACGATGAAATCCAACAAGCACCCGATTTGTTCCGAGTCGAATTGGTGCAAGTTTCCTGTGGTAGCAACGCCCGCCCGACTGCTACAGTTACCTTGCGTACCCCAGAAGGTGAAGAATTAACCGATGCTGCGATCGGTACTGGGCCAGTGGATGCAGTTTACAAAGCTATCAACCGTGTGGTGAATGTGCCTAACGAGTTGATTGAGTTCTCTGTGCAGTCAGTAACAGCCGGTATTGATGCTATTGGAGAAGTAACGATTCGTTTACGTTATGATTCTAAAGTGTTTTCTGGTCATGCAGCGAACACAGATATCATCGTGGCATCCGCACAAGCTTATGTAAATGCGCTCAATAGGCTGTATTCTGCGTTGCAAAGGCAAGAAAAGCCAGAGGAAATATCTGCACACAGAGTCTGA
- a CDS encoding GNAT family N-acetyltransferase — MLTEKHITIREATIKEDSLITKHSYQMWLNIGVHESNIDLDWQKITLKFIEEARRDLFYKAFVAEVDNTVVGSASCQLFAGLYPNVFKDEYRKFGYIWGVYVEQSYRRQGIAKCLTNRAIEYLKAIGCTRVLLNASPSGKPVYSSIGFSEGNIMQLDLI; from the coding sequence ATGCTCACAGAAAAACATATCACGATCAGAGAAGCCACGATTAAAGAAGACTCACTGATTACAAAACACTCCTACCAAATGTGGCTAAATATTGGTGTGCATGAAAGTAATATCGATCTTGATTGGCAGAAGATTACCCTCAAATTCATAGAAGAGGCGCGTCGGGATTTGTTTTACAAGGCTTTTGTTGCAGAGGTTGATAATACAGTTGTGGGTTCTGCAAGTTGTCAACTTTTTGCAGGCTTATACCCGAATGTTTTCAAAGATGAATACCGCAAGTTTGGATATATTTGGGGCGTTTATGTAGAACAATCTTACCGCAGACAAGGCATTGCTAAATGCCTAACTAATAGAGCAATTGAATATTTAAAAGCGATCGGTTGCACGCGAGTACTTCTTAACGCCTCGCCATCGGGTAAACCAGTTTACTCCAGCATCGGTTTCTCTGAAGGGAATATAATGCAATTAGATTTAATTTAA